The genomic region AGCGTATCTCAGCAAACAAGCTGAAGGAAAGAACCTGTTGATTGGAGCCAACTTTGCATCAGCTTCTTCTGGTTACTATGAGACTACAGCAAAGTTATATGTAAAACTGAAACCAAAAACTCTCTTTAACTTCTCTACAAGACTTTTAAATATATGTTCCTTGTTTTTGCAGCACACACTCTCATTGAGTAAGCAATTGGAGAACTACAAGGAGTACCAGAATAAGTTGGTGGCAATTGCAGGGAAATCCAATGCTTCTTCAATAATATCTGGTGGAATCTACCTAATCAGTTCTGGGAGCAGTGACTTTCTTCAGAACTATTACATTAATCCTCTCTTATACAAGGCCTATACACCTGACCAATTCTCAGATATTCTCATTGAATCCTATGCTCATTTCATTCAGGTCTCTCTTAGTCCCTTTCCTCCTCAATTAAAAGTTAATATTTCTTCATGTGAAAAAGGACCGGTAAAAACATACAGACATGAAGAAAATCGAACCTTGAAAGATGACTTGCATACATTATATAAATGATCTTCGGAACTAATTATCCTTTTTGCTTGTGGCAACTCTGGGAACACAATTAATTTCACAACACAAAACCAAATTAAGCCGTCAAAACACTAAATAAGGGATTTTAAATGGAGAGATCCTTGCCCCAGTATATGCTTTTATCTGGTGACTAGAACTTACTTTGTGACAGAATTTGTATGGGCTTGGAGCAAGGAAAATTGGAGTGACAACATTGCCACCGCTGGGGTGCTTGCCAGCAGCCATCACAGTTTTTGGCTCTGATAGCAACAAGTGTGTGGCTAAGTTAAATAGCAATGCAGTTTCATTCAACAACAAACTCAATGCCACATCTCAAAGGTTGCAGAAAAAGCTTTCTGGGCTCAATTTGGTTGTCTTTGACATCTACCAATCTCTCTTCAACCTTGTCACAAAGCCTGCTGAGAATGGTACGTTATCATTTCTTTACCATTTGATCTAGTTAAAGTTTAATCTCCAGGCAGGGCAGGGCAGGGCACTGATAGTTTAAGCAATGTCTAAACAGGTTTTGCAGAGGCAAGAAGGGCTTGCTGCGGAACTGGGCTGCTGGAAACATCAATATTGTGCAATCCTAAGTCCATTGGAACATGTGCAAATGCATCTGAG from Theobroma cacao cultivar B97-61/B2 chromosome 9, Criollo_cocoa_genome_V2, whole genome shotgun sequence harbors:
- the LOC18590425 gene encoding GDSL esterase/lipase At5g22810; this translates as MEKNMKFSSYFLAPFILFAFALSMVNGQPLVPAMFIFGDSVVDAGNNNNLYTIIKANFPPYGRDFVNHKPTGRFCNGKLASDFTAENIGFTSYPPAYLSKQAEGKNLLIGANFASASSGYYETTAKLYHTLSLSKQLENYKEYQNKLVAIAGKSNASSIISGGIYLISSGSSDFLQNYYINPLLYKAYTPDQFSDILIESYAHFIQNLYGLGARKIGVTTLPPLGCLPAAITVFGSDSNKCVAKLNSNAVSFNNKLNATSQRLQKKLSGLNLVVFDIYQSLFNLVTKPAENGFAEARRACCGTGLLETSILCNPKSIGTCANASEYVFWDGFHPSEAANKILADDLLTSGISLIF